In Desulfovibrio gilichinskyi, a genomic segment contains:
- a CDS encoding MBL fold metallo-hydrolase, which yields MTNIAVETFILGPLETNCYLLTSGKDAIVIDCAPEPFPLLEAIKTRNLNVTAIYLTHMHLDHIGGVGELQQLTGAEVFGNIEDMYLNEVSFSYGGSKEFPQLHDFKATDLKPGKQFIFDQPMMVLDTPGHTRGSLSYFFPALNCVFVGDVIFMIAVGRTDFPGGDSETLLNSIRNRIFILPDETQIHSGHGPMTTVIHEKRNNPFFT from the coding sequence ATGACAAATATTGCAGTTGAAACGTTTATTCTAGGACCACTTGAAACAAACTGCTACCTGCTGACTTCCGGCAAAGATGCAATCGTAATAGACTGTGCGCCGGAACCTTTCCCTCTTTTGGAGGCAATCAAAACCAGAAATCTCAATGTTACAGCCATCTACCTGACTCATATGCATCTTGATCACATCGGCGGAGTGGGCGAGCTGCAACAATTGACCGGAGCGGAGGTTTTTGGAAATATCGAAGACATGTACTTAAACGAAGTTTCTTTCTCCTACGGAGGATCAAAAGAGTTCCCGCAACTGCATGACTTTAAAGCGACAGACCTTAAACCCGGAAAACAGTTTATATTTGATCAGCCGATGATGGTGCTGGACACCCCCGGGCACACACGAGGCAGCCTTTCATATTTCTTCCCTGCTCTAAACTGCGTATTCGTCGGAGATGTAATATTTATGATAGCAGTGGGCCGGACAGATTTTCCCGGCGGAGACAGTGAAACTTTGCTAAATTCCATACGAAACAGAATCTTTATTCTGCCAGATGAGACTCAGATTCATTCAGGACACGGCCCCATGACCACTGTAATTCACGAAAAACGGAATAATCCGTTTTTTACATAA
- a CDS encoding SGNH/GDSL hydrolase family protein, producing MDFLSRAVTELGHDCIYRVLASPFTYNSSPGIIPHELLEKDQTFGLADFYHDRSLFNQFEMISADDEPEAIVINLFHESSPLFIEKEQKYIFFIDPKAWTYHPSFEEWMKAGFGMIQTNPATYLKRYEEMIKNLRLKFPQVPILVVSRLSHYPAFGPEPYSYLEGWNDLWKYSGQIFNRWENNISDLTVVDMDRIFAGIWSASEKRIEAHCPFLKFKLTEKDNVITGLHASRDVEHIGSMWPVLAKKITEFVEKGKISYCAEEVIPAEWKRSWQPEKYQDEELLKMLGSGANYLCARAIGSFFINHEHDYTELLVKTAQYTPVCHNTLHMIKTYGRIWRNPDLALWCNVHRENVLKFTANGPLYTQDYIERLNEVEKFASGKA from the coding sequence ATGGATTTTCTAAGTCGCGCCGTTACTGAGCTCGGACACGATTGCATATATAGAGTTCTTGCGTCGCCTTTTACATATAATAGTTCCCCGGGAATCATTCCGCACGAGTTGCTTGAGAAGGATCAAACTTTCGGTCTTGCAGATTTTTATCATGATCGCAGTCTGTTTAATCAGTTTGAAATGATTTCTGCTGATGATGAACCAGAAGCAATAGTAATTAACCTGTTTCACGAAAGCAGTCCTCTTTTTATTGAAAAAGAGCAGAAATATATATTTTTTATTGATCCGAAAGCTTGGACATATCATCCATCTTTTGAGGAGTGGATGAAAGCCGGATTCGGTATGATTCAGACAAATCCTGCTACGTACTTAAAACGATATGAAGAGATGATTAAAAATCTTCGCTTGAAGTTTCCGCAGGTGCCTATTCTTGTTGTTTCAAGGTTGTCCCATTATCCCGCGTTTGGCCCGGAACCATATTCTTACCTTGAGGGGTGGAATGATCTTTGGAAATACAGCGGTCAAATCTTTAATCGATGGGAAAACAATATTTCTGATTTAACTGTTGTTGATATGGATAGAATTTTTGCAGGAATTTGGTCCGCATCTGAAAAAAGGATTGAAGCTCATTGTCCTTTTTTAAAATTTAAGCTGACAGAAAAAGATAATGTAATAACCGGACTTCATGCCAGTCGCGATGTTGAACATATAGGTTCAATGTGGCCAGTTTTAGCCAAAAAGATCACTGAATTTGTTGAGAAAGGTAAAATAAGTTACTGCGCAGAGGAAGTCATACCTGCTGAGTGGAAAAGGTCGTGGCAGCCAGAGAAATATCAGGATGAAGAATTGCTTAAAATGCTCGGGTCAGGAGCTAATTATCTTTGCGCCAGGGCAATCGGGAGCTTTTTTATTAATCACGAGCATGATTACACAGAATTATTGGTAAAAACAGCGCAGTACACACCTGTATGCCATAACACGTTGCATATGATTAAAACTTATGGGCGAATTTGGAGAAATCCGGATCTTGCGCTGTGGTGCAATGTTCATCGTGAAAATGTACTGAAATTTACTGCAAACGGGCCGCTTTACACGCAGGATTATATTGAGCGGCTTAATGAAGTGGAGAAGTTTGCTTCAGGCAAAGCGTAA
- a CDS encoding dihydrolipoyl dehydrogenase family protein, translating into MTLTNLPAGPRSYDLVVVGAGPGGFDAATEAAALGIKVALVEKDLLGGTCLNVGCIPTKLYLGATSPVEDLAAQVKAKIATGNIEIDFEALCTKKDRFTGATRKAMAQKLKALNIDFYHAAAKIIEQGKVEVSHHNETAVLEYKNLVLATGSHPTVFPGLEPDNETVLDNTGFLALTEMTKSLLVIGAGFIGLEMAQIAHRTGTEITVVDALDRIAMYEDPEVSKTLHSVFKRNKWNIKLGVKVKSVTAENGKAVLRTEDGEEIIADKALIAVGRRPNSKDLGLENCGASTVGPGFVKINENLEAAPNVYAIGDLNGNVLLAHAASHQAGYVVRRITGKDKGPYTHAPVPSILYGSPETMRVGLMVKDLEGKGEIKVSSFPLVANPIAQSYASTQGFVKVVWLDDKVAGITAVGHHVSGFTTAAAMIVQEAWTEEDLHKVIFPHPSLDEALLGALKADKQLPK; encoded by the coding sequence ATGACATTAACTAATTTACCAGCCGGACCCCGTTCCTACGACCTCGTGGTCGTAGGAGCCGGACCGGGCGGTTTTGACGCAGCAACGGAAGCGGCTGCACTCGGAATAAAAGTTGCCTTGGTAGAAAAAGATCTGCTCGGCGGAACCTGCTTAAATGTCGGCTGCATCCCCACAAAGCTGTATCTGGGAGCAACTTCTCCGGTTGAAGACCTCGCCGCGCAGGTCAAAGCTAAAATAGCTACAGGTAATATTGAAATAGATTTTGAAGCTCTTTGTACTAAAAAAGACCGCTTTACAGGTGCTACCCGTAAAGCAATGGCGCAAAAACTGAAAGCTCTGAACATTGATTTTTACCATGCTGCGGCAAAGATCATTGAGCAGGGAAAAGTGGAAGTTTCCCACCATAATGAAACAGCGGTGCTGGAGTATAAAAACCTTGTACTCGCTACAGGTTCCCACCCAACTGTTTTCCCCGGACTTGAACCTGATAATGAGACTGTTTTAGACAACACAGGGTTTCTTGCTCTTACTGAAATGACTAAGTCACTTCTCGTTATCGGAGCGGGGTTTATCGGCCTTGAAATGGCTCAAATTGCCCACAGAACCGGAACTGAAATCACAGTTGTTGACGCTCTCGACAGAATAGCAATGTATGAAGACCCGGAGGTCTCCAAAACTTTGCATTCAGTTTTCAAGCGTAACAAGTGGAATATTAAACTCGGCGTGAAAGTAAAATCCGTTACTGCTGAAAACGGCAAAGCTGTTTTACGCACTGAAGACGGTGAAGAAATAATCGCGGACAAAGCTCTTATAGCTGTAGGAAGACGACCCAATTCAAAAGACCTGGGTCTGGAGAACTGCGGAGCTTCAACCGTTGGTCCCGGTTTTGTTAAAATTAATGAAAACCTCGAAGCCGCGCCCAATGTTTATGCAATCGGTGACCTTAACGGTAATGTTTTACTCGCTCACGCAGCCAGCCATCAGGCCGGATATGTTGTGCGCAGAATTACCGGAAAAGACAAGGGGCCGTACACACATGCTCCTGTCCCTTCTATTCTGTACGGTTCACCGGAAACCATGCGTGTAGGGCTGATGGTCAAAGACCTTGAAGGAAAAGGCGAAATAAAAGTTTCATCATTTCCGCTTGTTGCTAACCCCATTGCGCAGTCTTACGCCTCGACACAAGGCTTTGTGAAAGTTGTATGGCTGGATGATAAGGTTGCAGGTATTACAGCTGTGGGACACCACGTCTCCGGCTTTACAACTGCGGCCGCAATGATTGTTCAGGAAGCTTGGACCGAAGAAGATCTGCATAAAGTAATCTTCCCCCATCCTTCACTTGATGAAGCCTTACTTGGTGCATTGAAAGCTGATAAACAATTACCAAAATAG
- the gcvPB gene encoding aminomethyl-transferring glycine dehydrogenase subunit GcvPB, which produces MKTVFKKSVSGREGVWPEKPASNIEDFIPAELLRESSGMPSLSELDVVRHFTKLSMKNFGVDSNFYPLGSCTMKYNPKFTEQVAALPGFARLHPAISQLKGAGRHCQGALEVIFETERLLSELCGMADFTMHPMAGAHGELTGVMIISAYHRDKGNKKTKVICPDSAHGTNPASASIAGYEVVSVESNNGIITPEALAEVLDDEVAAVMMTCPNTLGLFEKHLPEIVKMIHEKDALLYYDGANMNAIMGKMRVGDAGFDVVHLNLHKTFATPHGGGGPGSGPVGVCEKLTPFLPVSRVKKLEDGQYYLSYDAPKSIGFVAPFYGNFGVYLKAYAYMLRLGREGLIRATENAVLSANYMRKRLEDYFEVPYNRTCMHEFVLSAVNQAKNGVRALDVAKALLDKGHHAPTIYFPLIVKECMMIEPTETESKETLDRFVDDLIEIAKIAEENPDFITNAPVTLSVSRLDETKAARDMVITDDIN; this is translated from the coding sequence ATGAAAACCGTATTCAAAAAATCCGTATCCGGTCGCGAAGGTGTGTGGCCTGAAAAACCCGCAAGCAACATAGAAGACTTCATTCCGGCAGAACTGCTCCGCGAAAGCTCAGGCATGCCTTCCCTTTCCGAACTTGATGTAGTTCGCCATTTCACAAAGTTGTCCATGAAAAACTTCGGGGTAGATTCCAATTTCTATCCTCTCGGTTCATGCACAATGAAATACAATCCTAAATTCACAGAACAGGTTGCAGCTCTGCCAGGGTTTGCAAGACTGCACCCAGCTATATCCCAGCTCAAAGGAGCCGGACGTCATTGTCAGGGCGCGCTAGAAGTCATTTTTGAAACAGAAAGACTGCTGAGCGAACTTTGCGGTATGGCAGACTTCACCATGCATCCTATGGCAGGAGCACACGGCGAACTGACCGGTGTTATGATTATTTCCGCCTACCATAGAGATAAAGGTAATAAAAAAACTAAAGTAATATGCCCTGACTCAGCTCACGGAACCAACCCTGCATCGGCTTCAATCGCCGGATACGAAGTTGTTTCTGTTGAATCAAATAACGGAATTATTACTCCTGAAGCACTCGCAGAAGTTCTGGATGATGAAGTTGCGGCAGTTATGATGACCTGTCCGAACACTCTTGGACTGTTCGAAAAACACCTCCCTGAAATAGTTAAAATGATTCATGAAAAAGATGCTCTGCTCTATTATGACGGAGCAAACATGAACGCTATCATGGGTAAAATGAGAGTCGGTGATGCAGGATTTGATGTTGTTCATTTAAATCTGCATAAAACTTTCGCTACTCCTCACGGCGGAGGCGGTCCCGGCTCCGGACCTGTCGGTGTTTGTGAAAAACTGACCCCTTTCCTGCCTGTTTCAAGGGTTAAAAAACTTGAAGACGGTCAGTACTACCTTTCATACGATGCTCCTAAATCAATCGGTTTTGTGGCACCTTTCTATGGCAACTTCGGAGTTTATCTTAAAGCATATGCCTACATGCTCCGCTTAGGACGTGAAGGTCTCATCAGAGCTACAGAAAATGCAGTTCTCAGTGCGAACTATATGCGCAAAAGACTCGAAGACTACTTTGAAGTTCCATACAACCGCACCTGCATGCACGAATTCGTTCTTTCAGCTGTGAATCAGGCTAAAAACGGAGTTCGCGCACTGGATGTTGCAAAAGCTCTTCTCGATAAGGGGCACCATGCTCCCACCATCTACTTCCCTCTTATTGTTAAGGAATGTATGATGATCGAGCCTACTGAAACAGAAAGTAAGGAAACGCTGGACCGCTTTGTCGATGATCTGATTGAAATTGCAAAAATCGCAGAAGAAAATCCTGATTTCATTACGAACGCTCCGGTTACCCTTTCAGTCAGCAGACTGGATGAAACTAAAGCTGCTCGCGACATGGTGATCACTGATGACATTAACTAA
- the gcvPA gene encoding aminomethyl-transferring glycine dehydrogenase subunit GcvPA, giving the protein MPYVPHSPEEVREMLDVIGVNSVDDLFAEIPAELRPKSFDLPKGKSEMAVLQNMEKLAARNTTDLTSFLGAGFYDHFIPTAVDALVSRSEFYTAYTPYQPEASQGTLQAIFEYQTAMARLMGLDYSNASVYDGGTALYEATLMAVRKTKRRKIIVSEALNPIYRVMLDSYTGNLNLELVTVPHNHGRTNIKSLTAAIDKDTAAVIVQNPNFFGSVNDFTDLFATAHEHKAVTIMSAYPVLQAVLKTPGQMGADIAVAEGQSIGQPLSFGGPYLGIMTCSKDLVRQMPGRVVGRTEDGEGRTGYVLTLQAREQHIRRQKATSNICSNQALCALRTLIHLCLLGEEGLRRTALLSIERAHYAAEKLTSITGVELFTKGPFGNEFAITLPVNAFEIIDKLTERGIIPGFPLGRYYEGLENGLLVACTEKTTEEQIGIFAEILRGAI; this is encoded by the coding sequence ATGCCTTACGTACCCCATTCCCCGGAAGAAGTACGGGAAATGCTTGATGTGATCGGCGTAAACTCCGTGGATGACTTGTTCGCTGAAATTCCGGCAGAACTCAGACCTAAAAGCTTTGACCTTCCTAAAGGTAAGAGCGAAATGGCTGTTCTGCAAAATATGGAAAAACTGGCTGCAAGAAACACCACAGATTTAACCAGCTTTCTCGGAGCCGGATTTTACGACCACTTCATCCCTACCGCAGTTGATGCCCTTGTTTCCCGCAGCGAATTTTACACCGCATATACACCGTATCAGCCGGAAGCTTCTCAAGGAACTTTGCAGGCTATTTTTGAATACCAGACAGCAATGGCAAGACTTATGGGTCTTGATTACTCCAATGCGTCTGTATACGATGGCGGAACTGCTTTGTATGAAGCAACCCTTATGGCTGTCCGCAAAACTAAACGTCGCAAAATCATAGTCAGTGAAGCGCTGAACCCCATTTACAGGGTAATGCTGGACTCATATACAGGCAATTTGAACCTTGAACTGGTGACTGTTCCACACAATCACGGGCGGACAAACATCAAATCACTCACAGCCGCAATCGATAAAGATACCGCAGCTGTAATCGTTCAGAACCCTAACTTTTTCGGCTCAGTAAATGACTTCACAGATCTTTTCGCTACTGCTCATGAACATAAAGCCGTTACGATCATGTCAGCCTACCCGGTACTGCAGGCGGTCTTAAAGACCCCCGGACAAATGGGTGCTGACATTGCCGTTGCAGAAGGACAAAGCATAGGCCAGCCTCTCTCCTTCGGCGGTCCTTACCTCGGAATCATGACATGTTCCAAAGACCTTGTCCGCCAGATGCCCGGACGCGTGGTAGGACGGACTGAAGACGGTGAAGGCAGAACAGGTTATGTTCTGACTCTTCAAGCAAGAGAACAGCACATCAGAAGACAGAAAGCGACCTCAAATATCTGCTCGAATCAGGCGTTATGTGCTCTTCGTACTCTTATTCATCTCTGCCTGCTCGGGGAAGAAGGACTTCGCCGTACAGCTTTACTTTCAATTGAGCGTGCACATTACGCAGCAGAAAAACTGACCTCAATCACCGGCGTAGAGCTTTTCACCAAGGGACCTTTCGGTAACGAGTTTGCAATTACCCTTCCGGTTAACGCATTTGAAATTATAGACAAACTTACCGAGCGCGGCATTATCCCGGGCTTCCCTCTCGGACGCTACTATGAAGGTCTTGAAAACGGACTGCTTGTAGCCTGCACTGAAAAGACCACGGAAGAGCAAATCGGCATTTTTGCTGAAATACTGCGGGGGGCAATCTAA
- the gcvH gene encoding glycine cleavage system protein GcvH, translated as MIPQELLYAKSHEWLKVDGENGTIGITQFAQEQLGDLTFIELPQEGDTFEAGDEFGSIESVKAASEVYMPVACEVIAVNESLEDAPEKVNDDPYGEGWLVKVKITGSTDDLLDAAAYQEVTEEDAH; from the coding sequence ATGATCCCTCAGGAACTTCTTTACGCCAAATCTCACGAATGGCTGAAAGTCGACGGCGAAAACGGAACCATCGGTATCACCCAATTTGCTCAGGAGCAGCTTGGAGATCTTACTTTCATAGAATTACCGCAGGAAGGCGATACATTTGAAGCTGGAGACGAATTCGGCTCTATCGAATCTGTTAAAGCCGCCAGTGAAGTTTACATGCCTGTAGCATGTGAAGTTATCGCTGTTAACGAAAGCCTTGAAGACGCACCTGAAAAAGTAAATGACGATCCCTATGGCGAAGGCTGGCTGGTCAAAGTCAAAATCACCGGATCGACCGACGATCTTTTAGACGCTGCTGCCTACCAGGAAGTAACCGAAGAAGACGCCCATTAA
- a CDS encoding class I SAM-dependent methyltransferase: MDWTSGDREIILVNTAGREWKVERTADLESLWESIGEDDFGEDERLPYWAELWPASVLLGEWLYRNQSLINGKKCLDLGCGLGLTAIIGASLGADVVAFDYEFPPLIFAKENAVLNGTPSPLWLQMDWREIALADNSFDYIWGGDILYEKRFFGPLEKLFKRVLKPDGKIWMAEPVRDVSTPVWKKLEKLGWNTSLPLTEKAACCSAEMTVNIREVVPGTSN; encoded by the coding sequence ATGGACTGGACTTCAGGTGATAGAGAAATTATTTTAGTTAACACCGCAGGGCGCGAGTGGAAGGTAGAACGTACCGCCGACCTTGAGAGTCTGTGGGAATCTATCGGTGAAGATGATTTCGGTGAAGACGAACGGTTGCCTTACTGGGCAGAGCTTTGGCCTGCAAGCGTTTTGCTGGGTGAATGGCTTTACCGCAACCAATCCTTAATTAACGGCAAGAAGTGTCTCGATCTTGGTTGCGGACTCGGTTTAACAGCTATTATCGGCGCGTCACTCGGCGCGGACGTTGTTGCATTTGACTATGAATTTCCTCCACTTATTTTCGCAAAAGAAAATGCCGTTTTAAACGGAACTCCTTCCCCCCTTTGGTTGCAGATGGATTGGCGTGAGATTGCTTTAGCCGATAATTCATTTGATTATATATGGGGCGGGGACATTCTTTATGAAAAAAGATTTTTTGGTCCGCTGGAAAAATTGTTCAAACGGGTGCTGAAACCTGATGGAAAAATCTGGATGGCGGAGCCTGTGAGAGATGTTTCAACTCCTGTATGGAAAAAGCTTGAAAAGCTAGGTTGGAACACATCTTTGCCTCTGACTGAAAAAGCTGCCTGTTGCAGTGCTGAAATGACAGTTAATATTCGGGAAGTTGTTCCCGGCACATCTAATTAA
- the nikR gene encoding nickel-responsive transcriptional regulator NikR, whose protein sequence is MGKTIRFGVSLDSDLLEKFDKLCDEKSYQTRSEAIRDLIRNMLVEKEWDETDGQMAGTLSLVYDHHQSGLSQRLTELQHDSHSLIMSTLHVHLDHDNCLEVIILKGDGKEIKELAHRLISTKGVKHGKLGLTTTGETLV, encoded by the coding sequence ATGGGTAAAACTATACGTTTCGGGGTTTCTCTTGATTCAGATCTGCTGGAAAAATTCGATAAACTGTGTGATGAAAAAAGTTATCAGACACGCTCTGAAGCCATCAGAGATCTTATCCGCAATATGCTGGTCGAGAAAGAATGGGACGAGACTGACGGTCAAATGGCCGGAACTTTATCATTAGTATACGATCATCATCAAAGCGGCCTTTCACAAAGGCTTACCGAATTGCAGCATGACAGCCACAGCCTTATCATGTCCACGCTGCATGTTCATTTAGATCATGACAACTGTCTGGAAGTTATTATTTTAAAAGGTGACGGCAAGGAAATCAAAGAACTTGCTCACAGACTTATTTCTACCAAAGGAGTCAAGCACGGTAAACTCGGACTGACTACTACCGGAGAAACTCTCGTATAA
- the folE2 gene encoding GTP cyclohydrolase FolE2, translating into MEDVQNSPSQVAMSIDRVGVRDLTLPLLVKDRAAKSQNTMAKVALSVDLPAHFKGTHMSRFIEALEDWSEELDYKSFFNLLSDILKRLEAKSAHAELCFPFCLQKTSPVSGRKGIMSYDCSVEGELIGGQLEFTLGVKVPVMTVCPCSKAISDEGAHSQRAVVHIKTRSKGFVWIEDLIEIAERSGSSQVYSLLKREDEKYVTEKSFSNPTFVEDVVRNAANGLEKQPKITWYKVDVESFESIHNHCAFASIEKK; encoded by the coding sequence ATGGAAGACGTTCAGAACAGTCCTTCTCAAGTGGCCATGTCAATTGACAGGGTCGGAGTCCGTGACCTTACCCTGCCTTTGCTCGTTAAAGACCGTGCGGCCAAGAGCCAGAATACCATGGCTAAAGTAGCTCTTTCGGTTGATTTGCCTGCCCATTTCAAGGGTACGCATATGAGCAGATTTATTGAAGCTCTTGAAGATTGGTCGGAAGAACTTGATTATAAAAGTTTCTTTAATCTTTTGAGTGATATTTTGAAAAGGCTGGAAGCTAAAAGTGCCCACGCAGAACTCTGCTTTCCCTTTTGCCTGCAAAAGACTTCTCCCGTCAGCGGGCGCAAGGGGATCATGAGTTATGACTGTTCTGTTGAGGGTGAACTGATCGGCGGGCAACTGGAATTTACGCTAGGTGTAAAAGTTCCTGTAATGACAGTTTGCCCATGTTCAAAAGCAATCAGTGATGAGGGTGCGCACAGCCAGCGTGCTGTAGTACACATCAAGACACGTTCAAAAGGATTTGTCTGGATCGAAGACTTGATAGAAATTGCGGAACGCTCCGGCTCGTCACAAGTCTACTCACTCCTTAAGAGAGAAGACGAAAAATACGTTACCGAAAAATCTTTTTCAAATCCCACATTTGTTGAAGATGTTGTGAGAAATGCCGCTAATGGTCTTGAAAAACAGCCTAAAATAACATGGTATAAAGTTGACGTGGAAAGTTTTGAATCAATTCACAACCATTGTGCTTTTGCAAGTATTGAAAAAAAATAA
- a CDS encoding DUF1499 domain-containing protein yields the protein MTYKLIILCVLVLLAILFISACSAKRPDNLGVVNGEFAACPSSPNCVSSQAADPEHKIDPLKAHGNIKNVMEKLKKSIEQMEGGKVITQEGTYLHAEFTSRIMRFVDDLECFYQEENGEIAVRSASRIGYSDFSANRKRIEHLRTIFESMQQ from the coding sequence ATGACATACAAACTAATTATACTTTGCGTTTTAGTTCTGCTGGCGATTCTTTTTATATCCGCCTGCTCCGCAAAAAGACCTGATAATCTGGGTGTTGTAAACGGAGAGTTCGCAGCATGCCCATCCAGCCCTAATTGCGTTTCTTCACAGGCAGCCGATCCTGAACATAAAATCGATCCGCTCAAAGCTCATGGCAATATTAAAAACGTGATGGAAAAGCTTAAAAAAAGTATTGAGCAAATGGAAGGAGGCAAAGTTATTACTCAGGAAGGAACTTACCTTCACGCAGAATTTACAAGCCGTATTATGCGCTTTGTAGATGATTTGGAATGTTTTTACCAAGAAGAGAATGGCGAAATTGCAGTTCGCTCAGCATCTCGCATCGGATATTCAGATTTTTCCGCAAATAGAAAAAGGATTGAACATCTGCGGACAATATTTGAGTCCATGCAACAATAA
- a CDS encoding rhodanese-like domain-containing protein yields the protein MFAPKKILCTCSAVLMILLIASAAFAMKDQYNYMSSDSLQNAIDQNAAVTIVDIQIADEFNVHHIKGAIETCAFPVKSSEDKAKLDAALPELKSSTKPVVVICPRGQGGAERTVDYLNANGVPSYRLFILTNGQGGWNHAVETK from the coding sequence ATGTTTGCGCCCAAAAAAATTTTATGCACCTGCTCTGCCGTTCTTATGATTCTACTTATTGCCAGCGCGGCTTTTGCTATGAAGGATCAATATAATTACATGAGTTCTGATTCATTGCAGAACGCTATTGATCAAAATGCGGCAGTAACAATTGTTGACATTCAGATTGCTGACGAATTCAATGTTCATCACATTAAAGGTGCTATTGAAACTTGCGCATTCCCGGTAAAATCAAGCGAAGATAAAGCTAAACTTGATGCTGCACTCCCGGAACTGAAATCAAGTACAAAGCCTGTTGTCGTTATCTGCCCACGCGGTCAGGGCGGAGCAGAACGCACAGTTGACTATCTTAATGCAAACGGCGTCCCGTCATATCGCCTATTCATTTTGACAAATGGTCAGGGTGGCTGGAATCACGCAGTTGAAACAAAATAG
- a CDS encoding RrF2 family transcriptional regulator, which produces MRLTTRSRYGTRMMLDIAMHCDKGPVRISDIASRQGLSTKYLEKLIRELKKAGFISSKRGPGGGHTLSMIPKDISIGAIVRSLEGEAALVECLESDKLCQRIDDCPTREVWIKASKAMYAALDEISLADILKEGVFCIKSSPF; this is translated from the coding sequence ATGAGACTTACTACCAGAAGCAGATACGGAACAAGAATGATGCTCGACATTGCAATGCACTGCGACAAAGGACCGGTTCGCATAAGTGATATTGCCAGTCGTCAGGGACTTTCCACGAAATATCTTGAAAAACTGATTCGTGAACTGAAAAAAGCCGGTTTCATATCCAGTAAACGCGGCCCCGGCGGTGGACATACACTGTCCATGATTCCGAAAGACATTTCAATAGGTGCCATTGTTAGAAGCCTTGAAGGTGAAGCTGCGCTTGTAGAATGTCTGGAAAGCGACAAACTCTGCCAGAGAATTGATGACTGCCCTACCCGCGAAGTCTGGATCAAAGCAAGCAAAGCAATGTACGCCGCGCTGGATGAAATAAGTTTAGCAGATATTCTGAAAGAAGGAGTGTTCTGTATTAAAAGTAGCCCGTTTTAA